One Anolis carolinensis isolate JA03-04 chromosome 4, rAnoCar3.1.pri, whole genome shotgun sequence DNA window includes the following coding sequences:
- the nuf2 gene encoding kinetochore protein Nuf2 isoform X2 gives MESVQKISAWERFLPFCRVHDFQMSDILHPKTKRTVRFLSGIINFLSFRESRLDVYLSIQNTHKAAMEKERRLQMAVEDGIIKLKELDTVPPDQEEEFKELSRDIQELQQKLNQDYREKASNLQEEIHQKRTEVAEKTKNLNELKLVICKLKEEQEQLTSKIAESPEELINRRERLKQKIQKIKREKEAVTEKYEAYRDLVEMFPSYQQEVQLYQKKMQMQATNANKFSTTLAEIRMLEDQIETSKSALKNAKTNEMSLKRMVTNKREKVNALNIKLNRIRDDTEQRKQAITENCSKFQEKRSAVWKELTRNQAEIACVKAATQELIDNVGKEKLKAQEIYLRLRSGLEKYHKNLATVMDTYTAVAEDKTSKLSKLF, from the exons GGAACGATTTTTACCATTCTGCCGTGTCCATGACTTCCAGATGTCTGATATCTTACATCCAA AAACAAAGAGGACAGTTCGTTTTTTGAGTGGCATAATTAATTTTCTTTCCTTCCGTGAATCACGTCTTGACGTTTACTTGAGTATCCAAAACACACAC AAAGCAGCTATGGAGAAAGAGCGGCGACTTCAGATGGCAGTGGAAGATGGAATAATAAAGCTGAAGGAACTTGA TACTGTTCCTCCAGATCAAGAAGAAGAATTCAAGGAACTCTCTCGAGATATTCAGGAGCTGCAGCAAAAACTCAACCAAGATTATCGAGAAaaagcg AGTAATCTTCAAGAAGAGATCCACCAGAAGAGAACGGAAGTTGCAGAAAAAACCAAAaatcta AATGAGCTAAAATTGGTCATATGTAAACTaaaagaagaacaagaacaactGACGTCAAAGATTGCAGAATCTCCAGAAGAGCTGATTAATCGCAGAGAGCGTTTGAAACAGAAAATTCAGAAAATCAAGAGAGAGAAG GAAGCTGTAACTGAGAAGTATGAAGCTTACAGAGACCTTGTAGAGATGTTTCCATCATACCAACAGGAGGTCCAATTGTACCAAAAGAAAATGCAAATGCAAGCAACAAATGCAAATAAATTCTCAACTACATTGGCGGAG ATTCGAATGCTAGAGGATCAAATAGAGACGAGCAAGAGTGCATTAAAGAATGCCAAGACCAATGAAATGTCTTTGAAAAGGATGGTTActaataaaagggaaaaagtcAATGCTTTGAACATCAAACTTAACAGAATACGTGATGATACCGAGCAACGCAAGCAAGCAATAACAGA GAATTGCAGCAAATTCCAGGAAAAGAGAAGTGCTGTCTGGAAAGAGCTAACAAGAAATCAGGCAGAAATTGCGTGTGTCAAAGCTGCTACTCAGGAGCTAATTGACAATGTTGGAAAAGAGAAGTTAAAAGCTCAG GAGATTTATCTTAGGTTGCGGTCTGGCTTGGAGAAATACCACAAAAATCTGGCAACAGTTATGGACACCTACACAGCTGTAGCAGAAGACAAAACTTCCAAATTATCTAAGCTGTTCTAA